The proteins below come from a single Salinilacihabitans rarus genomic window:
- a CDS encoding glycosyltransferase family 4 protein, with the protein MDAFSHTPGTIPRGSGEGASGTDGEPDECNLVYVINALDTGGAEVGMCRLLDGLDDDRYDVTVVTVAGYEETFVDRRLPADRTILDCTRIGSVRDVSRLVSAVAGADVIVGSLFHSVLLVRLAGIFNRDAVVATWQHNERFKSALRKRLFGATCRLSDVVLADSEPVAEMLRERFELPDEFVRTVPIAGVPLSEFERREHGHADPVVVGSVGVLSEQKNYRTLLAVAEELAGSGVVFRIAGDGPERPALESRIESSGLENVELLGAVRDLPRFLNSIDVYVQPSRFEGLCITVVEAMAVGLPVVGSSVGGIEHTVAEGECGYLHDPDDVEGFCRSIRELAADPTKRRRFGERGRAIVENGYTQEILVEAFERAVRRGSP; encoded by the coding sequence ATGGACGCGTTCAGCCACACGCCGGGCACGATTCCGCGGGGCTCGGGGGAAGGCGCTTCCGGGACGGACGGCGAACCGGACGAGTGCAACCTGGTCTACGTGATCAACGCCCTCGACACGGGCGGGGCCGAAGTCGGAATGTGCCGGTTGCTCGACGGACTGGACGACGATCGATACGACGTCACCGTCGTGACCGTCGCCGGCTACGAGGAGACGTTCGTCGACCGACGGCTCCCCGCCGATCGGACGATCCTCGACTGTACGAGGATCGGGAGCGTTCGGGACGTTTCGAGGCTCGTTTCGGCGGTGGCCGGCGCGGACGTCATCGTCGGCTCGCTCTTTCACTCGGTCCTCCTCGTCCGACTCGCCGGAATCTTCAACCGCGACGCGGTCGTCGCCACGTGGCAACACAACGAACGGTTCAAATCGGCCCTCAGGAAGCGGCTGTTCGGCGCCACGTGTCGGCTGAGCGACGTGGTGCTGGCCGACTCGGAGCCGGTCGCGGAGATGCTCCGCGAGCGGTTCGAGTTGCCCGACGAGTTCGTCCGAACCGTTCCGATCGCCGGCGTCCCGCTGAGCGAGTTCGAACGGCGGGAACACGGCCACGCCGACCCGGTGGTCGTCGGAAGCGTCGGGGTGCTGTCCGAGCAAAAGAACTACCGGACGCTCCTCGCCGTCGCGGAGGAACTCGCCGGGAGCGGGGTCGTCTTCCGGATCGCCGGCGACGGCCCCGAGCGACCGGCGCTGGAGTCCCGGATCGAGTCCTCGGGGCTCGAAAACGTCGAGTTGCTCGGTGCGGTTCGTGACCTGCCGCGGTTCCTGAACTCGATCGACGTCTACGTCCAGCCGTCGCGGTTCGAGGGCCTGTGCATCACCGTCGTCGAAGCGATGGCCGTGGGGCTTCCGGTCGTCGGCAGTTCGGTCGGCGGGATCGAACACACCGTAGCCGAGGGCGAGTGCGGATACCTCCACGACCCGGACGACGTCGAGGGGTTTTGCCGGTCGATTCGGGAACTGGCGGCCGATCCGACGAAACGACGGCGGTTCGGCGAGCGAGGGCGGGCGATCGTCGAAAACGGCTACACGCAGGAGATACTCGTCGAGGCGTTCGAACGTGCCGTTCGCCGCGGTTCCCCGTGA
- a CDS encoding SDR family oxidoreductase, protein MARALVTGGAGFVGSHVARGLLERGHEVVVLDAMDPYYDLRIKERNLERCREVGGDRFEFVEGSITDADLVADLFSTRDVDFVFHQAAQAGVRTSVENPMKPHEINTTGLVTLLLAAEEYGVRRFVNASSSSVYGEVEYLPYDEEHPTTPQSPYGVTKLAAEHYCRVWETIYDVPTVSLRYFTVYGPRMRPNMAITNFTSRCLDGKPPVIYGDGRQTRDFTYVDDVVEANLALLETAAADGEVVNVGSTGTITIEELADHVVAETGADVTPVYEDARQADARHTHADVSKARDLLDYEPTTGIREGVARFVDWYRANRDWYEPLVMESRTSPIA, encoded by the coding sequence ATGGCGCGCGCTCTCGTCACCGGCGGCGCGGGGTTCGTCGGTTCGCACGTCGCCCGCGGACTGCTCGAACGCGGACACGAGGTCGTCGTCCTCGACGCGATGGACCCGTACTACGACCTCCGGATCAAGGAGCGCAACCTCGAGCGGTGTCGCGAGGTCGGCGGCGACCGCTTCGAGTTCGTCGAGGGGTCGATCACCGACGCGGACCTCGTCGCCGACCTGTTCTCGACCCGTGACGTCGACTTTGTCTTCCACCAGGCCGCGCAGGCGGGCGTCAGGACGAGCGTCGAGAACCCGATGAAACCACACGAGATCAACACGACGGGACTGGTGACGCTCCTGCTCGCGGCCGAGGAGTACGGCGTCCGCCGGTTCGTCAACGCCTCGTCCTCGTCGGTCTACGGCGAGGTCGAGTATCTGCCGTACGACGAGGAGCACCCGACCACTCCGCAGAGTCCGTACGGCGTGACGAAACTGGCGGCGGAGCACTACTGTCGGGTGTGGGAGACGATCTACGACGTGCCGACGGTGAGCCTGCGGTATTTCACGGTGTACGGGCCGCGGATGCGCCCGAACATGGCGATCACGAACTTCACCTCGCGGTGTCTCGACGGGAAGCCGCCGGTGATCTACGGCGACGGCCGGCAGACCCGGGACTTCACCTACGTCGACGACGTCGTCGAGGCGAACCTCGCGTTGCTCGAAACCGCCGCCGCCGACGGCGAGGTGGTGAACGTCGGCTCCACCGGCACGATCACGATCGAAGAACTCGCCGACCACGTCGTCGCCGAGACCGGCGCGGACGTCACCCCCGTCTACGAGGACGCCCGCCAGGCCGACGCCCGGCACACCCACGCCGACGTCTCGAAAGCCCGCGACCTGCTCGACTACGAACCGACGACGGGCATCCGCGAGGGCGTCGCCCGGTTCGTCGACTGGTACCGAGCCAACCGCGACTGGTACGAACCGCTGGTGATGGAGTCGCGGACGAGTCCCATCGCGTAG
- the aglF gene encoding UTP--glucose-1-phosphate uridylyltransferase AglF, with protein MQAVVLAAGRGTRLRPLTEDKPKALVEVDGQPIVEDVFDNLVEIGADELIVVVGYMKEQIIERYGDAYEGVPITYAHQREQLGLAHAILQAEPHVDDEFVLMLGDNVFRANLGDVINRQREERADAAFLVEEVPYEEASRYGVLDTNEYGEIVEVMEKPDEPPSNLVMTGFYTFTPAIFHACHLVQPSDRGEYELPDAIDLLIQSGRTIDAIRMDGWRIDVGYPDDRDRAEELLRGDAEPVVGPAAAERASEAGTD; from the coding sequence ATGCAAGCCGTCGTTCTCGCCGCCGGCAGGGGTACCCGCCTCCGGCCGTTGACGGAAGACAAGCCGAAAGCGCTCGTCGAAGTCGACGGCCAGCCCATCGTCGAGGACGTCTTCGACAACCTCGTCGAGATCGGCGCCGACGAACTGATCGTCGTCGTCGGCTACATGAAAGAGCAGATCATCGAGCGCTACGGCGACGCGTACGAGGGGGTGCCGATCACGTACGCCCACCAGCGCGAGCAGTTGGGCCTCGCCCACGCCATCCTCCAGGCCGAACCCCACGTCGACGACGAGTTCGTGTTGATGCTCGGGGACAACGTCTTCCGGGCGAACCTCGGCGACGTGATCAACCGCCAGCGCGAGGAGCGCGCCGACGCCGCGTTCCTCGTCGAGGAAGTCCCCTACGAGGAAGCCTCGCGGTACGGGGTGCTGGATACGAACGAGTACGGCGAGATCGTCGAGGTGATGGAGAAACCCGACGAGCCACCGTCGAATCTCGTGATGACCGGTTTCTACACGTTCACGCCCGCCATCTTCCACGCCTGTCACCTCGTCCAGCCCTCCGATCGGGGCGAGTACGAACTGCCGGACGCGATCGACCTCCTGATCCAGTCGGGCCGGACGATCGACGCCATCCGGATGGACGGCTGGCGCATCGACGTCGGCTACCCCGACGACCGCGACAGAGCGGAGGAACTGCTGCGGGGCGACGCCGAACCCGTCGTCGGACCGGCGGCGGCCGAACGGGCGTCGGAAGCCGGAACGGACTGA